A region of Novipirellula aureliae DNA encodes the following proteins:
- the thiS gene encoding sulfur carrier protein ThiS has translation MISITVNGQPVEIETTMSVKQMLNTIEVPPNYLAVEVNADVVVREDYATTMINDGDEVELVTLVGGG, from the coding sequence ATGATAAGCATTACCGTCAACGGTCAACCCGTTGAAATCGAAACGACGATGAGCGTCAAACAAATGCTCAACACCATCGAAGTGCCGCCAAACTATTTAGCCGTTGAAGTCAACGCGGACGTCGTTGTCCGCGAGGATTATGCAACGACGATGATTAATGACGGTGATGAAGTGGAACTCGTCACGCTTGTCGGCGGCGGCTGA
- a CDS encoding sugar phosphate isomerase/epimerase family protein translates to MARPVTLFTGQWADLPLSELAPMVAEFGYDGIELACWGDHFEVDRAMAEDDYCEKKRQLLDDTGLQCHAISAHLVGQAVLDNIDARHKAILPDCVWGDGDPQGVNERACEELKQTARAAQKFGVGVVNGFTGSSIWHLLYSFPPVPPSMIDDGFALLADRFNPILDVFGECGVNFALEVHPTEIAFDIYTAQKALEALDHRKEFGFNFDPSHLIWQGVDPVEFIRAFPDRIYHVHIKDAIVTLDGRSGINCSHLNFGDSRRGWDFRSPGRGAVNFEEIIRALNEIEYAGPLSIEWEDCGMERCFGAKEACEFTKKLDFAPSNIAFDAAFDEGKA, encoded by the coding sequence ATGGCGCGACCTGTCACACTATTCACTGGCCAATGGGCCGACCTTCCCCTCTCCGAATTAGCACCAATGGTTGCCGAGTTTGGCTATGATGGCATCGAATTAGCCTGCTGGGGCGATCACTTTGAAGTCGATCGCGCGATGGCAGAAGACGATTACTGCGAAAAAAAACGGCAATTGCTTGACGACACCGGGTTGCAATGCCATGCGATTAGCGCTCACTTGGTCGGCCAGGCGGTTTTGGACAACATTGACGCGCGTCATAAAGCGATTTTGCCCGATTGCGTTTGGGGCGACGGTGATCCCCAGGGTGTCAATGAGCGAGCATGTGAAGAACTGAAGCAAACCGCCCGCGCAGCTCAAAAGTTTGGCGTCGGCGTGGTCAACGGGTTTACCGGCAGTAGCATTTGGCACTTACTGTATTCATTCCCCCCGGTGCCACCGAGCATGATCGATGACGGTTTTGCCTTGTTAGCAGACCGCTTCAACCCGATTTTGGATGTTTTTGGCGAATGCGGAGTGAATTTTGCCCTGGAAGTTCATCCCACCGAAATCGCCTTCGATATCTACACCGCACAAAAGGCCCTCGAAGCACTCGATCATCGAAAAGAGTTTGGCTTCAATTTTGATCCCAGTCATTTGATTTGGCAGGGAGTCGATCCCGTTGAATTCATTCGAGCCTTCCCCGATCGAATTTACCACGTTCACATCAAAGACGCGATTGTTACTTTGGATGGTCGCAGCGGGATCAATTGCAGCCACTTGAATTTTGGTGATTCACGCCGAGGATGGGATTTCCGCAGCCCAGGTCGAGGAGCAGTGAATTTCGAAGAAATCATTCGAGCGTTGAACGAAATCGAATATGCCGGCCCCCTCTCGATCGAATGGGAAGACTGTGGCATGGAACGTTGTTTCGGTGCGAAGGAAGCATGTGAATTTACCAAGAAACTCGACTTTGCCCCCAGCAACATCGCATTTGACGCGGCGTTTGATGAAGGTAAAGCCTAG
- a CDS encoding heavy metal translocating P-type ATPase, whose product MDHAEKHKTSLPVAATPTKIDPVCGMTVPADSPRSTEYDGENYVFCSNGCLKKFQDDPVGVLAKRSQREASSGSSCCGGDAAVQIRETSNKSSCCGGHSSTKASDSPADPDAIYTCPMHPEIEQVGPGDCPICGMDLEPKVVSMDDEGEDKQYADMKRRFWVGVALSVPLLVIAMGPMVGLRIADWMSQSVFGWLQLALATPVVFWCGWPLLVRGAKSFRTMNLNMFSLIAVGTLAAYLFSLVVVLLPGVIPEAFFENGVPPLYFEAAAVIITLVLLGQVLELRARQQTGGAIRELMKLAPETAHRITDDGEEDVSLDSIHKGDRLRVRPGEKVPVDGKVLSGSSSVDESMLTGEPMPVKKVEGDEITGGTLNQTGALVMEAIGVGGDTVLNRIVQMVADAQRSRAPIQKLVDGVARYFVPAVIVCSILAFIGWAMFGPEPQLAHAFVAAVAVLIIACPCALGLATPMSVMVGVGRGAKEGVLIKNAEVLEVMEKVDTIVVDKTGTLTQGRPEVTGVETFGDWNENDVLTLAAAVEAQSEHPLAQAVVRRAKADELQLVEASEFNSITGGGVRARVDDHDVLIGKADLLGEQGIEGVDAGREKAGSHQAEGATVVFVAIDKRLAAILAITDPIKESTSAALTTLHELGLKVVMLTGDAEPTAKAVASKLGIDEFHAGVSPEEKHDFVRELKKQGKTVAMCGDGINDAPALAEANVGIAMGTGTGVAIESAGVTLVGGDLRGVAAAAILSRKTMSNIRQNLFFAFIYNALGIPVAAGLLYPIFGVLLSPMIAAAAMSFSSVSVIANALRLRAAKLT is encoded by the coding sequence ATGGACCACGCCGAAAAGCACAAGACATCGCTGCCCGTTGCCGCTACGCCGACAAAGATCGACCCGGTTTGTGGAATGACTGTTCCGGCGGATAGCCCACGATCGACCGAGTATGACGGCGAGAATTACGTTTTTTGCAGCAATGGATGCTTGAAAAAGTTCCAAGATGATCCAGTTGGGGTGCTGGCAAAGCGATCACAGAGAGAGGCATCGAGCGGTTCGTCTTGTTGCGGTGGAGACGCAGCGGTACAGATTCGGGAAACCTCGAACAAGTCCTCGTGCTGCGGTGGTCACTCATCGACCAAGGCGAGCGATTCGCCGGCGGACCCAGATGCTATTTACACCTGCCCGATGCACCCTGAAATCGAGCAGGTTGGGCCAGGCGATTGTCCGATTTGCGGGATGGACTTGGAGCCGAAGGTCGTCTCGATGGATGACGAGGGTGAAGATAAACAGTACGCCGACATGAAACGTCGCTTTTGGGTTGGCGTTGCGTTGTCGGTGCCATTGCTCGTGATCGCGATGGGGCCGATGGTGGGTTTGCGGATCGCGGATTGGATGAGTCAAAGCGTCTTTGGCTGGTTGCAGTTGGCTCTTGCGACGCCGGTTGTGTTCTGGTGTGGATGGCCATTGTTGGTTCGTGGAGCCAAGTCGTTTCGCACGATGAACCTAAACATGTTCTCGTTGATTGCCGTGGGAACGTTGGCGGCCTATCTGTTCAGTTTGGTCGTCGTTTTGCTTCCGGGTGTGATCCCAGAAGCCTTCTTCGAGAATGGTGTCCCGCCTCTGTATTTTGAAGCGGCAGCAGTGATCATTACGTTGGTGCTGCTTGGGCAAGTGTTGGAACTGCGAGCACGCCAGCAGACGGGCGGAGCGATTCGCGAACTCATGAAGCTTGCTCCCGAGACGGCACATCGAATCACAGACGATGGCGAGGAAGACGTCTCGCTCGATTCAATCCACAAGGGCGATCGGTTGCGAGTTCGTCCTGGTGAGAAAGTTCCGGTCGATGGGAAAGTTCTTAGCGGGTCGAGCAGCGTCGATGAGTCAATGTTGACGGGCGAGCCGATGCCGGTGAAGAAAGTGGAAGGCGACGAGATCACGGGCGGGACATTGAACCAGACCGGTGCGCTCGTGATGGAGGCCATCGGTGTTGGCGGGGATACGGTTCTGAACCGTATCGTGCAAATGGTTGCCGACGCTCAGCGAAGTCGCGCCCCGATTCAGAAACTTGTCGATGGGGTCGCTCGATACTTTGTGCCGGCGGTGATCGTTTGTTCGATTCTCGCGTTCATCGGATGGGCTATGTTTGGTCCGGAGCCGCAACTGGCTCATGCGTTCGTAGCGGCCGTTGCAGTGTTGATCATTGCTTGCCCGTGTGCGTTGGGGCTGGCAACGCCGATGTCGGTGATGGTCGGCGTTGGCCGCGGTGCCAAGGAAGGCGTATTGATTAAGAACGCGGAAGTCCTCGAAGTCATGGAGAAGGTTGACACGATCGTCGTCGACAAGACCGGCACACTGACCCAGGGACGACCGGAAGTGACGGGCGTCGAGACGTTTGGTGACTGGAATGAGAACGATGTGTTGACGTTGGCTGCGGCGGTCGAAGCGCAGAGCGAGCATCCGTTGGCTCAGGCGGTCGTTCGCCGAGCGAAGGCGGATGAGTTGCAGCTTGTGGAGGCAAGTGAATTCAACAGTATCACCGGTGGTGGCGTTCGCGCTCGCGTCGATGATCATGATGTCTTGATCGGCAAAGCTGACTTGTTGGGCGAACAAGGCATCGAGGGCGTCGATGCAGGACGAGAGAAAGCAGGATCGCATCAGGCCGAGGGTGCGACGGTTGTGTTCGTGGCGATCGACAAAAGGTTGGCGGCAATTCTCGCGATTACTGACCCGATCAAGGAGAGCACTTCGGCAGCGCTAACGACATTGCATGAACTGGGATTGAAAGTCGTGATGTTGACCGGTGATGCCGAGCCGACTGCGAAAGCCGTCGCATCGAAACTTGGCATCGACGAGTTTCATGCTGGGGTTTCGCCCGAGGAAAAGCATGACTTCGTTCGTGAGCTGAAGAAGCAAGGCAAGACAGTTGCGATGTGTGGCGATGGGATCAACGACGCTCCTGCACTCGCCGAAGCGAACGTTGGTATTGCCATGGGCACGGGGACAGGCGTTGCGATTGAGTCCGCTGGTGTCACACTCGTCGGCGGCGATCTGCGTGGAGTGGCTGCGGCGGCGATTTTGAGCCGTAAAACGATGAGCAACATTCGACAGAATCTGTTCTTCGCCTTCATCTACAACGCTTTGGGAATTCCGGTCGCGGCCGGGTTGCTGTATCCGATCTTCGGTGTGTTGCTCAGCCCCATGATTGCAGCGGCGGCGATGAGTTTTAGCAGTGTGTCGGTGATTGCGAATGCATTGAGATTGCGGGCAGCCAAGCTCACATAG
- a CDS encoding tyrosine-type recombinase/integrase, with translation MSIASNSDRPEGCLSPKEFARRAFVSKSTVDRYLNQGLLTKVQRKKGYRVWIPERELYSANFGTPFQPLPDSDARDPDGIPEEEAANPLPGKIPAWMNPCATLTKEVAMPKHKSKGDEPEKYPCQFFDWPIYQRSSGVWYADGRSNGASLKRTSLGTKDRDEAIANLHQLDRIQAENLGLVPRTRSNPADKRLALSAGRKLFDAHNARPILVGGTKPSTRKRYRAILDKFLEFAPSERISEWNQVTERTLAEYAKHLDDLGYARKTIYGELNLLKTAFKWLCREGHIDRKPLKLKLRKAECERAYCYTSEEVNSMLQHCANSTDLGWLYSVIVALACTGLRISELASLKWSDIRFSDRTLTIADESGFSGQRANDRRTTKSSRSRHIPLRTELQVLLQSLPQTDTYVFRGPRGGRLKPDTVRNILVREVIEKLSPRFPKKFAGQRSFEDGRLHSLRHYFCSVCANTAIPERIVMEWLGHADSEMVRHYYHLSDEESRRKMDQLPPIGIEPNTSEIEKDKGEGDNLAEAN, from the coding sequence ATGTCAATTGCAAGCAATTCAGACCGCCCAGAAGGCTGCCTGTCTCCAAAAGAGTTCGCCAGACGCGCTTTCGTCAGCAAGTCCACCGTTGATCGGTATCTCAATCAAGGACTGCTTACCAAGGTCCAGCGCAAGAAGGGCTACCGCGTTTGGATTCCCGAACGCGAACTCTACTCTGCGAATTTCGGCACCCCATTCCAACCTTTACCGGATTCGGATGCACGCGATCCAGACGGCATTCCCGAGGAGGAAGCCGCCAATCCGCTGCCGGGCAAAATTCCGGCGTGGATGAATCCTTGCGCAACACTAACGAAGGAGGTAGCAATGCCTAAACATAAATCAAAGGGCGACGAGCCCGAAAAATATCCATGCCAGTTTTTCGACTGGCCGATTTACCAGCGTTCAAGCGGCGTTTGGTATGCGGATGGCCGTTCCAATGGAGCCAGTCTGAAACGAACGTCGCTTGGAACCAAAGATCGAGATGAGGCGATTGCCAATCTCCATCAACTTGATCGTATCCAGGCCGAAAACTTGGGACTAGTACCGCGAACGAGATCAAATCCTGCCGACAAACGCTTGGCCCTGTCGGCTGGTCGCAAACTCTTCGACGCCCACAACGCACGTCCGATCTTGGTCGGAGGCACGAAACCCAGTACGCGGAAGCGATATCGGGCGATTCTCGACAAATTCTTGGAATTTGCTCCATCGGAACGCATTTCAGAATGGAATCAGGTTACCGAAAGAACCCTAGCGGAGTATGCCAAGCACCTCGACGATTTAGGCTACGCGCGAAAGACGATCTATGGAGAGTTGAATTTGCTCAAAACGGCATTCAAATGGCTTTGCAGGGAAGGGCACATCGACCGGAAGCCGTTGAAGTTGAAACTACGCAAAGCAGAATGCGAGCGTGCCTACTGCTATACCAGCGAAGAGGTCAACTCGATGCTTCAACATTGCGCAAACTCGACAGATCTAGGCTGGCTATACAGTGTCATTGTCGCCCTCGCATGCACAGGCCTGCGTATCAGTGAACTTGCATCTCTCAAATGGTCCGACATTCGTTTCAGCGACCGTACCTTGACGATCGCCGATGAAAGCGGATTCTCTGGTCAGCGCGCAAACGACCGTCGTACCACAAAGAGTAGTCGGAGTCGGCACATCCCACTCCGAACCGAATTGCAAGTGCTGCTCCAGTCGCTACCGCAAACCGATACGTATGTGTTCCGGGGGCCGCGAGGTGGCCGACTCAAACCGGACACTGTTCGCAACATTCTGGTGCGAGAAGTAATTGAAAAACTCTCACCGCGTTTCCCTAAAAAATTCGCTGGCCAACGAAGCTTCGAGGACGGCCGACTGCACAGTCTGCGACACTATTTTTGCAGCGTCTGCGCCAACACAGCCATCCCTGAACGTATTGTGATGGAATGGCTTGGTCACGCCGACAGTGAGATGGTTCGTCATTATTATCATCTCAGCGACGAGGAGTCGCGTCGAAAGATGGATCAGTTGCCGCCGATTGGGATCGAACCCAACACATCCGAAATCGAGAAAGATAAAGGCGAAGGTGACAACCTTGCAGAAGCGAACTGA